Within the Oncorhynchus mykiss isolate Arlee chromosome 4, USDA_OmykA_1.1, whole genome shotgun sequence genome, the region tggtacTAACCTGTTAATGACCCGTtgggttcagttggtagagcgtggtacTAACCTGTTCATGACAGGAATGACAGGAATCGATTCCTTACGAAAGTGTTGATTCCTTAAGAAATTGTAAATCGAGCCCTAACTACAGCCCACCACAaactatcgtgtgtgtgtgtgtgtgtgtgtgtaggtgaggtTCTCAGAGTTCAAGGTGGTGAATGTCCTGGCAGTGTGCTCCATGCCCTTCGCCATCCGACTCATCGACTTCACCAAGAACAACCGGCCCATCGCCAGGTAAAACAGACTACGTCGTCACCCCAGCAatggataacacacacactgtcactgcaACAACCATTGCCAAACGTTTCCACAGATCTCCACTCTCAACACAGCAGTGTGTGACCGTGTAGATGAGGCCTTTCTATAGTAAAGGGTGTCCCAGCCAGAACAacccatagggcaggagtccatttcctgtttctgttgagaggcagcttgatgtaccaggacaccccctggacaggacactagtctatctcctgtttctgtagtgagacagcttgatgtacaggacaccccctggacaggacactagtctatctcctgtttctgtagtgagacagcttgatgtaccagtacaccccctggacaggacactagtctgtctcctgtttctgtagtgagacatcttgatgtacaggacaccccctggacaggacactagtctatctcctgtttctgtagtgagacagcttgatgtaccaggacaccccctggacaggacactagtctatctcctgttactgtagtgagacagcttgatgtaccagtacaccccctggacaggacactagtctatctcctgtttctgtagtgagacagcttgatgtacaggacaccccctggacaggacactagtctatctcctgtttctgtagtgagacagcttgatgtaccaggacaccccctggacaggacactagtctgtctcctgtttctgtagtgagacagcttgatgtaccaggacaccccctggacaggacactagtctatctcctgtttctgtagtgagacagcttgatgtaccaggacaccccctagacaggacactagtctatctcctgttactgtagtgagacagcttgatgtaccaggacaccccctggacaggacactagtctatctcctgtttctgtagtgagacagcttgatgtaccaggacaccccctggacaggacactagtctgtctcctgtttctgttgagaggcagcttgatgtaccaggacactagtctgtctcctgtttctgtagtgagacagcttgatgtaccaggacaccccctggacaggacactagtctgtctcctgtttctgttgagaggcagcttgatgtaccaggacactagtctgtctcctgtttctgtagtgaaacagcttgatgtaccaggacaccccctggacaggacactagtctgtctcctgtttctgtagtgagacagcttgatgtaccaggacaccccctggacaggacactagtctgtctcctgttactgtagtgaggcagcttgatgtaccaggacaccccctggacaggacactagtctgtctcctgttactgtagtgagacagcttgatgtaccaggacaccccctggacaggacactagtctatctgctgtttctgatgtaccaggacaccccctggacaggacactagtctatctcctgtttctttTGATGGGCCGACAGATGCCCCCTTTTGTGGATCAATTtccaaaatataaaataaataaatgaaacattgGGCAGGGGTGTTAACTCAGCCCAACTTGagagagaaactgctgatgcacaaacaCATTTAGCTATTGCACCGTTTTAATTATACTAATTGTTGTGTCaaatcactgacagtcactcaattagcccctGTGCCCACATAAACGTGGGTACTGACTCACTCAATTAGCCCCTGTGCCCACATAAACGTGGGTACTGACTCACTCAATTAGCCCCTGTGCCCACATAAACGTGGGTACTGACTCACTCAATTAGCCCCTGTACCCAcataaactgtggatggaaatgtgGGTACTGACTCACTCAATTAGCCCCTGTACCCAcataaactgtggatggaaacgtgggcactgacagtcactcaattagcccctGTACCCAcataaactgtggatggaaatgtgggtactgacagtcactcaattagcccccTGTACCCACATAAattgtggatggaaacgtgggcactgacagtcactcaattagcccctGTACCCAcataaactgtggatggaaacgtgggtactgacagtcactcaattagcccctGTACCCAcataaactgtggatggaaatgtgggtactgacagtcactcaattagcccctGTACCCAcataaactgtggatggaaatgtgggtactgacagtcactcaattagcccctGTACCCAcataaactgtggatggaaatgtgggtactgacagtcactcaattagcccctGTACCCAcataaactgtggatggaaatgtgggtactgacagtcactcaattagcccctGTACCCAcataaactgtggatggaaatgtgggtactgacagtcactcaattagcccctGTACCCAcataaactgtggatggaaacgtgggtactgacagtcactcaattagcccctGTACCCAcataaactgtggatggaaatgtgggtactgacagtcactcaattagcccctGTACCCAcataaactgtggatggaaatgtgggtactgacagtcactcaattagcccctGTACCCacaaactgtggatggaaatgtgggtactgacagtcactcaattagcccctGTACCCAcataaactgtggatggaaatgtgggtactgacagtcactcaattagcccctGTACCCACATAAACTGTGGGTACTGACGGAAACGTGGGTACTGACAGTCACTCAGCTAATATTGTTTCAGATTGGTAAGTtggtctagccagctatctaaacttgtagtaatcatggtggATTTACTGACCTAGGGGCCCCCCATTCATTTTCTTAGTCACGCTCACTCAGATATCCTAttcaaaactgcaaacatttctctccacccaatGACAAAATcaatagaattgcaagaaatgaCTTGTAAAATGTCAAATTGATTTCCGCGCCATGGCAAAAATAAGAATTGCACGAAATGCCTTGTATACATTTCCTACATCTCCTCTCAGCCCCATGGTACCTGcctacagagcagcaagaggaactaccccttccctaccttcaggctctgcTCAAATCTCTCTATCCCGAGCACTCTATATCTGCCACCGCTGGTCTCTTGACCCTCCCACCCTTACAGGAGGGATGTTCCCGCTGGTCTCTTgaccctcccacccctacaggagggAGGTTCCCGCTGGTCTCTTgaccctcccacccctacaggagggAGGTTCCCGCTGGTCTCTTgaccctcccacccctacaggagggATGTTCCCGCTGGTCTCTTgaccctcccacccctacaggagggATGTTCCCGCTGGTCTCTTgaccctcccacccctacaggagggATGTTCCCGCTGGTCTCTTgaccctcccacccctacaggagggAGGTTCCCGCTGGTCTCTTgaccctcccacccctacaggagggAAGTTCCCGCTGGTCTCTTgaccctcccacccctacaggagggATGTTCCCGCTGGTCTCTTgaccctcccacccctacaggagggATGTTCCCGCTGGTCTCTTgaccctcccacccctacaggagggATGTTCCCGCTGGTCTCTTgaccctcccacccctacaggagggGAGTTCCCGCTGGTCTCTTgaccctcccacccctacaggagggGAGTTCCCGCTGGTCTCTTgaccctcccacccctacaggagggAGGTTCCCGCTGGTCTCTTgaccctcccacccctacaggagggAGGTTCCCGCTGGTCTCTTgaccctcccacccctacaggagggGAGTTCCCGCTGGTCTCTTgaccctcccacccctacaggagggGAGTTCCCGCTGGTCTCTTgaccctcccacccctacaggagggAGGTTCCCGCTGGTCTCTTgaccctcccacccctacaggagggGAGTTCCCGCTGGTCTCTTgaccctcccacccctacaggagggAGGTTCCCGCTGGTCTCTTGACCCTCCTACCCCTACAGGAGGGGAGTTCCCGCTGGTCTCTTgaccctcccacccctacaggagggGAGTTCCCGCTGGTCTCTTgaccctcccacccctacaggagggAAGTTCCCGCTGGTCTCTTgaccctcccacccctacaggagggATGTTCCCGCTATTCTCTTgaccctcccacccctacaggagggAAGTTCCCGCTGGTCTCTTgaccctcccacccctacaggagggATGTTCCCGCTGGTCTCTTgaccctcccacccctacaggagggAGGTTCCCGCTGGTCTCTTgaccctcccacccctacaggagggATGTTCCCGCTGGTCTCTTgaccctcccacccctacaggagggATGTTCCCGCTGGTCTCTTgaccctcccacccctacaggagggATGTTCCCGCTGGTCTCTTgaccctcccacccctacagggGGGGAGTTCCCGCTGGTCTCTTgaccctcccacccctacaggagggAGGTTCCCGCTGGTCTCTTcaccctcccacccctacaggagggGAGTTCCCGCTGGTCTCTTgaccctcccacccctacaggagggAAGTTCCCGCTGGTCTCTTgaccctcccacccctacaggagggGAAGTTCCCGCTGGTCTCTTgaccctcccacccctacagcAGGGAAGTTCCCGCTGGTCTCTTgaccctcccacccctacaggagggAAGTTCCCGCTGGTCTCTTgaccctcccacccctacaggagggATGTTCCCGCTGGTCTCTTgaccctcccacccctacaggagggATGTTCCCGCTGGTCTCTTGACCCTCCCACCCCGATGATGGAAGCAGCTtacccctgaagctaggacagcagagtcccttccCGTCTTCTAAAAACCCGCCCTCTTCAAATAGTATCTTAAGCAGTCCTACAGCAACCAcgccaaaccccccccccccccccttactagCTCTGATCTTGCTACTTTTTGTTGAGGTAAAAAATTAATTATTACGAATGTGTGATGTAGTTGTCCCACCTGGCTTATCTTaagataagagcttctgctaaatggctaaaatgtcaaatttcatggtaaaatgtgtagacttgcagcaaacttgctttaaaattgcaacattttctctacacccactggcaaaatgtgtagacttGCAGGACATTAAttcaaaaatgaaaaaaatataaaaagttgtcccagggtccttagctcagTGATGAGCTTTATTGTTGAaccgctgagctgtagtcaacgaacagcattctcacataggtgttagttttgtccaggtgggaaagggcagtgtggagtgcaatagagattgcgccatctgtggatctgttggggcggtatgcaaattggagtgggtctaggtgtttctgggataatggtgttgatgtgagccatttactagcttttcaaagcacttcatggctacagacgtgagtgcttacgggtcaggttaccttagtgttcttgggcacaggaactatggtggtctgcttgaagcatgttggtattacagactcaatcagggagggacatgtcttcactgatattttcaacacCTGCCAATTGGTCAGCACacgcccggagcacacgtcctggtaatccgtctggccctgcggccttgtgaatgttgacctgttttaaaggtcTAACTCACATCGGCTCACTCACACACTACTCTATAATGACgtagtgaaaacatgttttttgaattTGTTGCTAATTTAGTGAAaattaatttacataagtattcacacccctgagtcaatacatgttagaatcacttgtgttttaggttattgtcctgttgaaaagtgaatttgtctcccagtgattatttttatcctaaaaaaaactcaaaagtccttgccgatgacaagcatacccataacatgatgcagccaccaccatacttgaaaAGTGGTACTCTGTGTTGGGTTCCCTTCTTtgtgagacattggaaaacctccctggtctttgtgcttgaatctgtgttgtgaaattcactgctcgactcagGGACCTGacagataattgtttgtgtgggggtacagagatgaagtagtcattcacaaatcatgttaaacacttattattgcacacagagtgagtccatacaacttatgtttgtttactcctgaacttgtttaggcttgtcataacaaagaggttgaatacttattgacacaaTGCATTTCAGCTGTTCATTTTttcaattaatttgtaaaaaatgtctaaacgattccactttgacattatgtggttgtgtgtagatcagtgacaccatctcaatttaatctgtttttaaattcaagctgtgacgcaacaaaatgtgaaaacgtcaaggggaatactttctgaaaggctgtgtgtgtgtgtgtgtgtgtgtgtgtgtgtgtgtgtgtgtgtgtgtgtgtgtgtgtgtgtgtgtgtgtgtgtgtgtgtgtgtgtgtgtgtgtgtgtgtgtgtgtgtgtgtgtgtgtgtagctatgAGCCAGAGCTCCACCCCGCTGCCACCTACAGGATCAAAACCCTCAAGGCCACCGTCCAGGTCTTCTCTACCGGCAGCCTTACcatcacaggtacacacacacaccgtccagCGACAGCCTTACcatcacaggtacacacacacaccgtccagTGACAGCCTTACCTTcacgggtgcacacacacaccgtccAGCGACAGCCTTACCTtcacgggtacacacacacacaccgtccagCGACAGCCTTACCTtcacgggtacacacacacaccgtccagCGACAGCCTTACCTtcacaggtgcacacacacaccgttcAGCGACAGCTTTACCTtcacgggtacacacacacaccgtccagCGACAGCCTTACcttcacaggtacacacacacaccgttcagCGACAGCCTTACcttcacaggtacacacacacaccgtccagCGACAGCCTTACCTtcacgggtacacacacacaccgttcagCGACAGCCTTACCTtcacgggtacacacacacaccgtccagCGACAGCCTTACcttcacaggtacacacacacactgtccagcGACAGCCTTACcttcacaggtacacacacacatcgttCAGCGACAGACTTACcttcacaggtacacacacacaccgttcagCGACGGCCTTACcttcacaggtacacacacacaccgttcagCGACAGCCTTACCTTCACAGGTACACACGCACACCGTTCAGCGACAGCCTTACtttcacaggtacacacacacaccgttcagCGACAGCCTTACcttcacaggtacacacacacaccgttcagCGACAGCCTTACcttcacaggtacacacacacaccgtccagCGACAGCCTTACcttcacaggtacacacacacaccgtccacAATCAAACTTTACTTTTACGTCTTGTCACTTTTGTGGAAACTTGAAAACCGTGTCCAACCACACCCAACGCATTTCATATGACTaactttgtctgtctgtgtctcgtctgtctgtctctctcaggacCAAATGTGCAGGCTGTAGCCACGGCTGTAGAGCACATCTACCCCATGCTGTTAGAGTGTCAGAAACCCCTCCGCAAATAACACACACGGGAAAAACAAGAacgaaatggagagagaaagacagaggctAAAAAGCACCTCATCCATTGGATGCATTGTATTATCCTCAACTTGTCTGCCCCGGCAACAGTCTGGGCCTTTGTCCTGATTGGCTGGATTTGTCCAGGAAGTCAGAAAGGCAGCTTCCGTCCTCCTACTGTCCAATGACCTGTTGTCTTGGTGACAGCTACGCCCTCTGAACTTTGACCCTGGATGACCTCTACAGGATGACCTCTAACCTTTCACCtttagcagccagccagccagccaatgatGGCTGCTCCAGTGACTGATTCACACTAGAAGGGGCGGGACTCTCCAAGCCAACCATGATTCCTTATTATTTTAGATTTGATGATGTCAcggttgtgttccaaatggcagcctattccctatatagtgtactactttcatgggtcctggtctaaagtagtgcactatgtagggaatagggctctggtctaaagtactgcacagggctctggtctaaagtagtgcactatgtagggaatagggtcctggtctaaagtactgcacagggctctggtctaaagtagtgcactatgtagggaatagggtcctggtctaaagtactgcacagggctctggtctaaagtagtgcactatgtagagaatagggtcctggtctaaagtagtgcactatgtagggaatagggtcctggtctaaagtactgcacagggctctggtctaaagtagtgcactatgtagggaatagggtcctggtctaaagtactgcacagggctctggtctaaagtagtgcactatgtagagaatagggtcctggtctaaagtagtgcactatgtagagaataggctGTCATTTGGAACACACAAGGGTTTTAATGcatgggcagacagaccagtcttCAACCTGACCTGTCCCACAGAACAAGGGTTTTaacagaacatgacagaccagtcTTCAACCTGACCTGTCCCACAGAACAAGGGTTTTaacagaacatgacagaccagtcTTCAACCTGACCTGTCCCACAGAACAAGGGTTTTaacagaacatgacagaccagtcTTCAACCTGACCTGTCCCACAGAACAAGGGTTTTaacagaacatgacagaccagtcTTCAACTTGACCTGTCCCACAGAACAAGGGTTTTaacagaacatgacagaccagtcTTCAACATGACCTGTCCCACAGAACAAGGGTTTTaacagaacatgacagaccagtcTTCAACTTGACCTGTCCCACAGAACAAGGGTTTTaacagaacatgacagaccagtcTTCAACTTGACCTGTCCCACAGAACGAGGGTTTTaacagaacatgacagaccagtcTTCAACATGACCTGTCCCACAGAACAAGGGTTTTaacagaacatgacagaccagtcTTCAACTTGACCTGTCCCACAGAACGAGGGTTTTaacagaacatgacagaccagtcTTCAACATGACCTGTCCCACAGAACAAGGGTTTTaacagaacatgacagaccagtcTTCAACATGACCTGTCCCACAGAACGAGGGTTTTaacagaacatgacagaccagtcTTCAACATGACCTGTCCCACAGAACGAGGGTTTTaacagaacatgacagaccagtcTTCAACATGACCTGTCCCACAGAACAAGGGTTTTaacagaacatgacagaccagtcTTCAACATGACCTGTCCCACAGAACAAGGGTTTTaacagaacatgacagaccagtcTTCAACATGACCTGTCCCACAGAACAAGGGTTTTaacagaacatgacagaccagtcTTCAACATGACCCTGTCCCACAGAACAAGGGTTTTaacagaacatgacagaccagtcTTCAACATGACCCTGTCCCACAGAACAAGGGTTTTaacagaacatgacagaccagtcTTCAACATGACCTGTCCCACAGAACGAGGGTTTTaacagaacatgacagaccagtcTTCAACATGACCTGTCCCACAGAACAAGGGTTTTaacagaacatgacagaccagtcTTCAACATGACCCTGTCCCACAGAACGAGGGTTTTaacagaacatgacagaccagtcTTCAACATGACCCTGTCCCACAGAACGAGGGTTTTaacagaacatgacagaccagtcTTCAACCTGACCTGTCCCACAGAACAAGGGTTTTaacagaacatgacagaccagtcTTCAACATGACCTGTCCCACAGAACGAGGGTTTTaacagaacatgacagaccagtcTTCAACATGACCCTGTCCCACAGAACGAGGGTTTTaacagaacatgacagaccagtcTTCAACATGACCTGTCCCACAGAACGAGGGTTTTAACAGAACATGACATAACATACATTTCCATAAGAAGCTTTGAAAGTCCCATTTGACCGTGATGTTGAACAGAGCCTTGTTTTTAGACCCTGTAGTCATCTGCTCTATTCAAATCACCGGGATTACAAAATTCCTGTAACTTTCCACAAATTCCCAGGTTCTCCGAAAATCTCGGTCGGACGATTCCAGATGACCTGTTTCTTCCATCCTTTTCCGGGGAAACTTCCTACTGTGATTTCTTGAAAACCTGTGAATTCTGGGAGAGTTGCCGGTGTTACGCAACCCGACATGTCCCCCTTTAACCACAGATCAGATGTTTCCATCCACCTTGGTAGTCTTTTACTTGAGATGGATCTTCTGGAAGATTCCGTCCGTGAGTTGTTCAGGCTGGGGCTTTGAATACTTGACAGACAGGTGGTTGTTGTTGATCTGTGGAGAGAAACACCTGCTGGAATGGGAAATGCAGGCTTGTCCTATTCCTGTCCTGATTGTTGTATGGTTGgactttttttttgtattttataaataaaataaacatttttaaaaaggaacGTAACAATAAAATAGGTTAATCAGAGGAATTGAGTTGTTGTAAATGTCGCTCTCGCTggttctctcgctgtctctctcactgtgtctctcactgtgtctctcgctgtgtgtctctctcgctgtgtgtctctctcgctgtgtgtctctctcgctgtgtgtctctctcgctgtgtgtctctctcgctgtgtgtgtctctcgctgtgtgtctctctctctcgctgtgtctctctctcgctgtgtctctctcgctgtgtgtctctctcgcgctgtgtctctctctctctcactgtgtgtctctctctctcgctgtgtgtctctctctcgctgtgtgtctctctctctctctcgctgtgtctctctcgctgtgtctctctctctctcgctgtgtgtctctctctctcgctgtgtgtctctctctcgcgctgtgtctctctctctctcgcgctgtgtctctctctctctcgctgtgtgtctctctctctcgctgtgtgtctctctctcgctgtgtgtctctctctctcgctgtgtgtctctctctcgcgctgtgtctctctctctcgcgctgtgtctctctctctctcgctgtgtgtctctctctcgctgtgtgtctctctctctcgctgtgtgtctctctctcgctgtgtgtctctctctctctctcgctgtgtgtctctctctctcgctgtgtgtctctctctctctcgctgtgtgtctctctctctctcgctgtgtgtctctctctctcgctgtgtctctctctctcgctgtgtgtctctctctcgctgtgtctctctctctcgctgtgtctctctctcgctgtctctctctctcgctgtgtctctctctctcgctgtgtctctctctctcgctgtgtctctctctctcgctgtgtctctctctctcgctgtgtctctctctctcgctgtgtctctctctctcgctgtgtctctctctctcgctgtgtctctctctctcgctgtgtctctctctctcgctgtgtctctctctctcgctgtgtctctctctctctcgctgtgtctctctctctctcgctgtgtctctctctctctcgctgtgtctctctctcgctgtgtctctctctcgctgtgtctctctctcgctgtgtctctctctcgctgtgtctctctctcgctgtgtctctctctcgctgtgtctctctctcgctgtgtctctctctcgctgtgtctctctctcgctgtgtgtctctctctctctcgctgtgtctctctctctctcgctgtgtctctctctctctctcgctgtgt harbors:
- the tbpl1 gene encoding TATA box-binding protein-like 1; its protein translation is MEPSNDVALDIIITNVVAVFRTRCHLNLRTIALEGVNVIYKPEYGKVLMKLRKPRITASIWSSGKIICTGATSEDEAKQGARRLARTLQKLGFKVRFSEFKVVNVLAVCSMPFAIRLIDFTKNNRPIASYEPELHPAATYRIKTLKATVQVFSTGSLTITGPNVQAVATAVEHIYPMLLECQKPLRK